Below is a window of Lacibacter sp. H407 DNA.
AAGCTGAACACCACCATTGAGAATCTGAAAAACACATCCCAAACCTTATCAGAAATTCAGATCAAAGAAACAGTTGCCAATCTTAACACGACCATCACACAATTACAGGGAATTTTGCAGAAGGCCAATAAGGGTGATGGTACACTTGGATTGTTGATCAATGATCCGAAACTGTATAATAATTTACAGAATACAAGCAGAAGCCTCAATATTCTTTTGGATGATTTCAAATTGCATCCGAAACGTTATGTAAGCTTCTCTGTATTTGGAAAAAAAGAAAAAACAGAACCACTTAAAGCACCATTGGCCGACAGTATCAATAACAATCAAAAATAATTGAACGTGGGCTTTCGCTTTGGTTTGCTGTGCTGTTTGCTTTTGTGTATAAATGGATTGTACGCACAAAAAAGAACAGCTCCTCCCCGTCCATCACAAACAAGTGACACGGTACGTGTTGTTGAAATTCTCAAAACCAATCATTTTGACTTTCGAACAATTGACTCGGTCACACAACTCCAAATTTTTGTAGGCGATGTGCATATACGCCAGGGAGCTACACTGTTTTGGGCCGACAGTGTGGTGTTAAATGAGAAAACAAATTTCTTGCAGGCATACGGTAATGTGCACATCAAAGAAGCCGACTCTGTAAATATTTATTCGCAATACCTGCAATACGATGGCAATAAAAAACTTGCCACCTTTCGAAACAACGTAAAGCTCAGCGACCCTAACAGTACCCTCTATACCAATGAAATGGATTACGACATGAATGGTAAAGTGGGTACCTATCGCAATGGCGGACGTATTGAGAGCAAACAAACCACACTTACCAGTAATGTGGGTTTTTATTATGCAGATATAAAAGATATTTATTTCATTGGCGATGTAAAAATGAGCGACCCTGAAGTTGCACTTGCCAGCGATTCGTTGTTATATAATACCAGCAGCCAGGTTGCAACCTTTATTGCTCCCACCACCATTAAAACAGGCAAATCGGTCATTAATACAAGAGAAGGTTACTATGATCTGAAATTGAAACAAGCCAAATTCGGCAGCCGCTCCCGCATGCAGGATAGTACCTCAACAATGGTGGCTGATGATTTTGCCTTTGATGATAAAACAGGTTTTGGTGAAGCCAAAGGAAATGTACAATACAAAGACACTGCGCAAGGCGCTCTCCTGTTTGCCAACAGAGTGTTCTTTAATAAAGAGAAGAAGAATTTTCTTGCTACCGAGAAACCGGTGATGGTGGTGGTACAAAAAAGTGATTCGGTTTACATTGCTGCCGACACCATCTATTCAGGCTTGATGCAAGATCTGGCACAAATGAAGAATGGATACATCACTGCATTTGATACGGTGAAAGGGAAACAGGTGCTGCGAGTTGATTCAATACTTTCAAACGATTCCATTGTGATCGTATCACCCGATTCAGCAAAAGTAATTGCTGATAGTATTGCTGCTGTGCAGCAAAAAGATTCGATCGCTGTACCGGTTATTTCTCCACCTGTTCTTGAAAAAACAAAACCATTACCGGTAAAAGATTCGGTGATCACAACCAAACCACCGGTATTACGGAATAAGCCTGTGATTGTACAAACTGATTCAATTAAAATTCCGCTTGCAGACAGTAATCTTGTTGCAGTTGTTGATACAACTATCAAAAAACGCATCCGGCCAAAAGAAGAAACTGATACCATCCGCTTTATCACTGCATTCAGGAATGTTCGCATTTTTAATGATTCGTTACAAGCTACTTCCGATAGCTTATTTTATTCCGGAGTTGACAGTGTGTTTGAATTATACCACAATCCTGTTGCATGGAGCAAAGGCAGCCAGGTATCGGGCGACACAATATTTGTGTTCACTGAAAACAAAAAGCCCAAGCGTATGTATGTGTTTGAGAACGGGCTGCTGGTACAAAATGTAAAAGAAACGGCGGAGTTCTTTAACCAGATCAAAGGCCGTACTATCAATGCTTATTTTATTGATGGTGAACTTGATTTTGTAAAAGCAAAAGGCACAGCAGAAAGTATTTATTATGCACAGGACGATGATAGTGCCTATGTGGGAATGAACAGAACAACGGCTGATATGATCGATATGTTTTTTAAAGACCGCAGTCCGCAGAAAATAAAATACAGCAGTTCAGTAAAAGGTACCACCTTCCCTATCCGTCAGTTACCAAACGATCAAAAGAAATTATCAAACTTTCAATGGCTGGAAAGTAAACGCCCCAAAAGTAAACTGGAATTATTTTTATAAAGCTTGCTTAGAAAAAAGCACGTTCTAAAAGAAAGACGGCGATCCCTGCAAAGAAACCAATCAATGCTAACCAGCTGATCTTTTTCAAATACCACATAAAGTTGATGGCTTCAATTCCCATGGCCGCAACGCCTGCTGCGGAGCCAATAATAATTGCACTGCCGCCTGTACCCGTTGTTAATGCAAGAAATTCCCAAAACGGATGATCGGTTGGATACGTTGTAAGATCGTACATGCCTTGTGCTGCAGCAACAAGCGGCACGTTATCGACCAATGCAGAAAGCAATCCCAACGCAGTACCGATCATATAATCGTTCTTTAATAACGCATTGAGATGTGTGGCAGCTTCAGCAAGTAAACCGTTCGATTGCAAAGCAGCTACGGCAAGCAGGATACCAAGAAAAAACAGGATGCTGGGAGTATCAATTCGCTGCAAGGCATGTGCAACACTAAACCGTTGTACGGCCGTTGATTCTTTCTTCTTGTGAATAATCGTTGTTATGATCCACATAAAACCTAATGCCAGCAGCATGCCCATAAAAGGCGGCAAATGTGTGACGGTTTTAAATACCGGAACAAAAAGAAGAAAACCTAAACCTGATACAAGAATAATTTTCCCATCTCTTTTATCAACATCTGAATCGGATGCTTTTGGCATCGCAATGATCTTCTTGCCTTTGAATTTATACATCACAATTAAAACAGGAATAAAAGCTGCAGCTACACTTGGAAAAAATATTTGTGTAATGATACTGTAAGCAGTGATCTGTCCGCCGATCCACAGCATGGTAGTGGTAACATCACCTAACGGCGACCATGCACCACCGGCATTTGCAGCAATAACGATCATACCTGCAAACCAAAGCCTGTCCTCTCTGTCGCTCAGTAATTTGGCGCACAAAGAAGTCATTACAATAGTGGTGGTTAGGTTATCCAGTAAGGATGATAAGAAAAAAGTGATCACCGAAACGATCAACAACAACCGGCTTTTATTGGTGGTATTGATCTGGCGGGTAATAATGGAGAATCCATTGTGTGAGTCGATCAATTCCACAATCGTCATTGCTCCCAACAGAAAAAACAGAATAGAACCGATCTCTCCCAAATGATGCAGTAATTCTTCGTTTACAAAGTGAGCTGAATCGCTTTCGAATATAAAGATCGTCCAGCAAAGTACACCGGTCATTAAAGCAGTCGCCGCCTTATTAATCTTGACAGTATGTTCGAGTGCAATCAGTAGGTAGCCGAGTATAAATATCGAAACGATCAGAATTGTAGCCATCTGTGCCTGTATTAAAGGCTGCAAAGATAGTCCCTAATAAAAAGAACGGTCGTAATCATTGCGTTTGATTCAACGATATGAGTTTACTATGTAAAATTTGTTAAGCTTTCTTTCACACAGCAAAACAAAAAAACAACGTTTCAGTTACAGGAAAACACAAACCGGTCAGGAATTTTATTCCAACTGGTAACAAAGCAATTGGCATTATTTTAGCAAACATTTTATCAATCATCTATCCATGTTTCAAAAAAGCAGTCTCGTATTTCTTATTGTGTCTGTTCTAACCATTTCAGCTTCTTTCGCTCAATACCGTCATCAGGCAGGTGTTCGGCTAGGCAGTAACGATCAGGTTGTTGCTACGGGATTCACCTACCGCTATCATTTCAATAACAACAAAGCTGTAGAAGCCATCCTTAACCTCCGAGATCCACTTGCATTGGGTGCCATGTATGAAATATTTAAACCCATCGGAGCGGTTGAAAACCTGCATTGGTTTTATGGAGGTGGCGCTTTTGTTGGATTTACAGGGTTTGATAATTTCGGCCTGTTAGGAATTGCCGGTCTCGACTATCAATTTACAGAAGTGCCCATTAATTTATCGATCGACTGGAAACCAGAGCTAACATTGATCGAAGGTGTTCAATTCAGAGCTTCAACCGTTGCCGTTTCTGTTCGCTTTGCATTTCTGAAAAAATAATTTGTTCTCTTGGTCTCTTGAAAGGTCTGATCGTTATCAGGCCTTTTTGTATTTGCAATTGTAACTTTAGCGTATGAAAATCTTTTCAGCCGAACAGATCAAAGCATGGGATGCATACACAATTGAGCATGAACCAATTTCTTCCATTGATCTGATGGAACGTGCCGCCACCGCCTGTGCAGAATGGATCATGCTGCACCACTTCTCCAAAAAGAAGCTACATGTTTTTTGCGGTAAAGGAAACAATGGCGGTGATGGACTTGCGATCAGCCGACTTCTTTTGCAGGAAGGCTGCAATGTAACCGTGTACATTCTTGAAAATGGAAAACTCGGAACCGATGATTTTCAAAAAAATCTTGCAGTATTACACACGCATACAAAAGACATTCATTTTTTACAATCGCCGGAGTTTTTTCCCGCTTTGCAATCAGATGATGTGGCAATTGACGCCTTGCTTGGAACAGGTTTAAATAAACCATTGGATGGATTAGTTGCTGCATTAGCCGAACATATCACCCACTCTCCTGCTGCCGTTATTTCCATTGATATTCCGTCGGGGATGTTTGCCGATAAAAGTTGCAAAGAACACACTTGCATCAGAGCCGACTATACACTTAGCTTTCAGCAATACAAAACCTGTTTTTTGATGACTGAAAATGCAGAATATTGCGGCGATGTGCATTTGCTCAACATTGGTTTGCACCAGGCCTATTATGATCAAACAGTTGCTGAGCATCAATTGATCGACCGGGCATTGATCAATACCATTTATCGAAAACGAAAAAACCATTTACACAAAGGCAATTTTGGTCATGCACTGATAACGGCAGGTAGTTATGGAAAAATTGGCGCTGCTGTATTAAGTGCAGAAGCCTGCTTACGCAGCGGTGCAGGATTACTAACGGTGCACAGCCCACGCTGCGGGTATGATATTTTGCAAACAAGTATTCCCGAAGCCATGCTGGATACTGATCCGGAAGAACGCTTTCTTTCTACACTTCCAACTGATCTCTTACGCTATGCTGCAATTGGGATTGGACCGGGCATTGGCCTGCACGAAAAAACAGCGGAACTGTTGTTACAACTGTTGAAGCAAATTCATCAGCCAATTATATTGGATGCCGATGCACTGAATCTCTTATCGATCAAAAAAGATATGGCAACATATCTTCATGAAGATTGTTTGCTCACGCCCCATCCAAAAGAATTTGAACGGTTGTTTGGTAAAACAGCAAATGATTTTGAACGGGCCGAACTTGCACAACAAAAATCAATTGAGTTAAATTGTGTGATCGTGTTGAAAGGTCATCACACATTTATTGCTTGCCCCAACGGCAATGCATACTTCAACAATACCGGCAATGCAGGTATGGCCACTGCAGGCAGTGGTGATGTATTGACTGGCATACTCACCGGTTTGCTGGCGCAAGGTTATAATACAGAAGAAGCAGCAATACTCGGTGTTTATTTACATGGCTTGGCAGGCGATTTAGCTGCACAACAGATATCGCAGGAAGCAATGCTGGCGGGAGATATTGTCAATCATATTGGTGATGCATTTTTGCAACTTTCACAAACCAACTGATGCATGCAGCAACAATCAACTTCTTCTTTTATTGTTGCGTTTATCTGTGTGTTACTAATCAGTCAATTAAACGTAACAGCACAGTCAACAGATTCTGCTGTTAATAAAAGTCATCTGCTGGTAGTACCTGTTATTTCCCGTTCTATTGAAACCGATTGGTCGTTTGGTGCCGGCGGCACCTATACATTTTATACAACACGAAAAAAAGATTCAACCACACGTACTTCTTCCATTCGTTTTCTCGGCAGCTATTCGTTGCGGAAGCAATTTATTTTCACCATCAACGGACCGGTATTTTTTCCGGGTGAAAAATATATTTTAAACAGCCATTTTTCGTACAGCTCGTTCCCCGACCGATTTTGGGGACTGGGTAATAAAACCCCAACCAGTAACGAAGAAGAATACGATTTCAGACAATTCTATGTACACCTGCATGGCGAACGTTTATTGGGTCATAAAGTATTTGCCGGATTGATCTATGATTTTCAACGGGTGATCGATATCAATGTAAAAGATGCTGGCCTGTTTGAACAACAACAGGTAGCAGGTCGACAACCTTACCAGGTGTCGGGTCTTGGTGCCAGTATTTCATGGGATACACGCAACAACACATTCTGGCCCAACAAAGGACATTTACTTTCATTGCAGGCAACGCATTTCACTTCATTGCTTTTATCAGATCATCGTTACACAAATTTTATTGCTGATGCACGATTGTACAAACGCATTTATCGAAAACAAATTTTGGCGATGCAGGCTTATGGCTTCTTTAATACAGGAGCAGATGTGCCGATCAGAAGTATTGCATCGCTAGGCGGTGCCGACCGTATGCGTGGTTATTTCAACGGCCGTTACAGAGATGATCATTTGCTGAGTTTGCAAGCTGAATATCGTGTGCCTGTTTACAAACGCATCAGTGCGGTTGGCTTTGCAGGCGTGGGAGATGTGGCAGGACGATTCAGTACCCTTTCTTTGACACAACTGAAATATTCATGGGGTGGCGGTTTACGGTTCGCCGTGAACAAACATGAAAAACTACATATCCGCTTCGATTATGGTTTTGGAAAAGGGAAAGAGAACCAGGGTTTTTATTTACAGTTTGGTGAAGCGTTTTAAATAAAAAAAGACAGCCGGTTTAAACCAGCTGCCTTTGAACGTAAGAAAATCTAATGCCATGGTTCGTGTCTCACGAACCATAAACAATTTCCGTCCTGTTCGTGAGACACGAACCGGGGCGGGCGTAAATAACAAAAGGCAGTCCGCCGAAACGGACCGCCTTTGACCATAATAAACCCTGTTTGTCAACAGGTAAAAATCAACTTTAGCTGATCTTTATTTCCTGTTCTTTGGTTTGCGCTCCTGCAATAACGGGGAGGCTCACCTGTAACACACCATCTTCATACTTTGCTGTAATAGCAGAAGCATCAATGGTTTCATCCAATGTAAACGTTCTTACAAAACCTCCACGGCTGTATTCACGCAACACCCAATCGAAACGTGGAAAGCCATCCGGTGGCGTGTAGGAAATACTTAATTCATTTCCTTTTACATTCACCGCAAAATGTTCTTTGATGCGGCCCGGTGCAAATACCAGCATTTCGTAACTGGTTCCGGTTTTGTAAATGTTTACGGCGGCTCGTTGCATTGAACGGTAAAGCAGGTGCCGTTTGCTGCTTCCGTAGTGATCGCCTTTTGCGGCGTGAGACTGATTGTACATCGTCTGTTGTTTTAAATGAAAAAATAGATAACAAATAGAAAGACGAGCCGACGAAAAAAATACTTTACGATGAAGGTTTGGAATATATTCATGACGAAAGCCAATGCTTTTCCATTTATAAAGCCATGATTCGTGAACACGAACCGGGACGGTGGATACTTCGGGAGACATAAAAAAAGCCCGAACAATACGTTCGGGCTTCACCATCGGTATAATATGTTTATGGATGTTGTTCCTGAGTGGGATTATTCTCAGGTTTGATTTCTTTTTCCTGCGGATAATGACCGCAACGCTTCCACCACTCCTGTTTAAAACGGGCTTTCTCCTCATCACTCATGGCTCCCCAATTTTGTTTCCATCCCGGGCCACCCTTGTGTTTATTACGTCCACCAAAACCGCTGAATAAAATTTTACTCAACAGCAGAATGCCGATCGCCTGCCAGAAATTGATCACATACAAACCGGTTGCCGGGACCAATGCAGTGTTCCATAAAAACATCACCAGCCAGCCAAATGCAAACACCGCTGCAATAACCAGCAAGGGTATTAAGGCCATCCATTTTTTATTCCTGTTCCTCATCATCGTAAAAATATTAATTGTTTAAAAATTCGTTGTACAAAGTTTCAAGCCGGCTACGCAGGTGAATGACTGCATAACGCTTGCGTGAAATAATGGTTTTGATGTTCTCATTCTCTTGGTCGGCAATTTCCTGCAGCGTCATATCTTCCAGTTCGTTCCATACAAATACGTTTCGTTGTTTCTCGGGAAGTTCCTGCAAGGCATCCATCAACGCATCCCAAAATAACCGTTGCATGCTCTGCATTTCAGCATCGCCCTCGTCACTTGCTAACATGGAAGAGAAAAAACTGACCCCATCATCATCTTCGTAGGAAAAGTCATCGAGTAATACATCTTTCTTTTTTCTTGATTTATCGATGATGCGGTTACGGGCCACCCGGTACAGCCATCCGCCAATATTATCAATATTGTCAACCGCAGCCAGGTTACTTAATTGATACCAGACATCCTGCAGAATGTCTTCCGCATCTTCATTTGTTTTTACACGGCTGCGTATAAAACCAAATAACTGCCGGCTGTAACTGCCGATTGCCGATATGATTGTTTGCTGACGGGCCATTGCCTCCATGCCATCTTTCATTTGTATCAAGAAGAACGACGGCTGATTGATTTTACTTTAAAGATGAGGAAAAAGGCCAAGAAACAAGTTGAAAAGGAGAAGGAAGAGAACCCAAACCAAAAATGTGTTCTCAGGCGATGTCTGGCGGAGCCGACTCGCCGTCATGCGAAATGATTTCCTAGAAAGACTGATTATTTTAAATTAGCACAAATTTTCCGGTTTAAATAAGTAATTTATGAAGCACGTAAATAAATATATGTTAAGTAATTTGTTAGCGCCTTTAGGTGGAACAGCTGACATCGATGAAGAAATAAATAACTATACAAACTTTGAAAATAACAATGAAATACTAGTAAAACATGTCATTGCCAATGAAATAAAGCCGTACTATTATATTCAATCTGATTTGTACAAAGAATCCGTAAAGCGATCACTTGCTTATTTCCTAACAACCGATAAAATCAACTATGGTGATCTGTATGATAACTGTTTGATAGCCTTTGACCATCCAAAAGACCCAAGGAGTTTTTTTCTTTGGATTTGGGAAGTTTTGTTTCCTTTTGAAAATTATTACATTACCAATACTGAAAATTACATTGAAGTTGAAAATCCAAACGAAGCTAACAGCTATTTACAATGATTTCTTTCTTTCCCCAATCTACTCCAAGTATGTAGTGCAGGCACAAGAAGCCAACACAGTTTGCTACGCCTCATTCCTGCGCCAGACTTACTATATTTATAGCCCAATATACTTGGACAAGGCAGGGATTTAAAAAAAGAATTAATGGCAGCAACTTTTTTAAACAAATTAATTTCTGGAGATATTTATGAAGTGCCATTACTTAAATCTTACGGATTTTGTTATGTAAAACTTATAAAATATGAATTAATTTTTAATGACGTACATATTATAAAAGTACTCGTGAATCCATTAAATCGATTCGACAAGACGAGGCTTAAGAATATTAAAGAGCTTGAAAAAATTAGTGAATATGCCTTTAGCCCAATTCTTCTACTTGGGTCCCCAAAGTTAAGAGGTGAAAATAGCTGGCGCTTTATAACTAATGTTGCTTTAACTAACTCTGAACTACTAATTCCTGATTTCAAAATAACTTATGAAATAAACGACTTATTTAACTCGACAAAGAGTTTTTCTGACTTACAATGGTATAAAGTTGCGCAGCTTAATGCATCTAATTCTACTAAATCAAAGTATAATGAGGTGAGAGAACTTGGTTTTTTTTCTGAAATGAATTGTCTCCTGATAATTTATAAATTAACAATATTATGGATACTTCAAAATGGACGCAATGTCGAAGATTATTTTTCGGAAGATGAAAGAAATCAAATTCTTGGCTTTACGGTTGCATATCAGTTAGCTTCTCTTGAATTTCACAATCGCTAAATGCAGTCACAGGAAGCCAGCACAGTTTGCTGCGCCTCATTCCTGCGCCAGACTTACTATATTTATAGCCCAAGATACTTGGACTAGAGGGGCACTCAACCGCTTACCAATACTGAGCAAATGTTGATTGTATGATATGGATTGAAGACTAAGAATAACTGGCAAATAATAAATTACTTATCAAGGGTTTTTGCTCCGGGAGGTACGAGAAAATCCTGTTCATTTGCCGGTTTTATTTCCCCGGTTTCTTTAGTTCTTACATATAAGATTTTGTCGTTAGACTTTTTAAATACTGAATCCCCCACCTTGATGTCGAATGTGTCCATCATAAAATTGTAAATAAATACATAATTAATTAGGCCGTCTTTTAGTCTTACGTCATATGCGTCCGATCTTTTTTTCTTTGTTATTGAAACTACTGTTCCATTAAAAGAAGCTTTTTTTGTGCTAAACTGGGGTTTTACAAAAGCCCAAAAAACGATAATTATAAACAATGACAATGAAAGAAAACTTATTATTTTTTTATAAGTCATATTAGTCTTTTAGTAAATCAAGAGGATGCCCCAACTAGGCGAATGAAGCTTAGCAAAGTGCGTCGGCTTCCTTTCATTGCCTTTGTTGGTATGCTAAATCAAAAAAACACGCCGTTCTTGCTGTGTGTTATCACCAGCAAGGGATTTTGAGATCAGGTTATACAATTTTACTACAACTTTTTTATATTTTGTTCTGAATGATAAACTCAGAACATCCCCAACTAGTCCAAGTAAGTAAGCGTAACAATCGGAAACTAATCAGGCACAGGTAGCCAACACTGTTTGCTACGCCTCATTCCTGCGCCAGACTTACGATATTTATAGCCAAGATACTAGGACTAGACGGGGTTGTATACTCGGGATAGCACTGGAAACTACTGATGACTTGGATTGGGCTGTCTACTTTCAATTTTTTTATCTTCAGGTGTTTTTTTGCTTTCAGGAAGAAAAATATTTAAAAGAACGGATATAATAATTATCACGAGTAAAAACATCGTACTTTTTTTAGATTCTTTTGGATACTTTGAAAAAAATTCAATTGAAACCATATTACTCATTTTTAAGTTTGTCTAGATCGAAGATTTAGTGGGTAGCTTGTTCGCCAGTGTTCAATAATACCCCAACTAGTCCAAGTGCCTAAGCGTTAACAATCGGGAACTACTCAGGCACAGGAAGCCAACACAGTTTGCTACGCCTCATTCCTGCGCCAAACTTATTATATTTATAGCCCATGATTCTTGGACTAGAGAGGGGAAACCAGTACTTCAAAAACTTTCCAATTATTATTTGGATAATAATAACGCTCTACTTGATTTATTGTCAAGGGAATCCATCGCTTTGAAAACAACCACTTATGCAATTCAGGAATTGATCTAAGAATATTATCCTTAGTTACTTCATGTAAAATGACAATATTGTTCTCTAAATAACAAACCGAGTCTTTATGAAAACCATTTTTTATAACTTCTAATTCAATGAAATTGACCTCATAATAATGATCATCATTATCCTTTATCATCACGTCTTTTCTATAGCCCTTCATTAAGGATTCATCATCATGTTCATACCCGTTTGTAAATATTACTTGATATGTCATTGTATTATTGTATTTGCTTTGCCCTTGTTGGTATGCTAACGAAAAAATCACGCCGCCCTTGCTGTGTGTTATCACCAGCAAGGGATTTTGAGATCAGGGTACACAAGTTTACTACAACTTTTTTATATTTTGTTCTGAATGATAAACTCAGAACATCATCCTCAATTTTTTACGGCGACCATTCTGGAATGGAAACATCTTTTAAAAGAAGACCAATACAAAGCCATCATTCTCGATAGCTTAGGTTTTCTTGTAAAAGAACAACGTGTTATTGTAAACAGCTTTGTAATAATGAGCAATCATCTTCATGTTATCTGGCAAGCAGTAAATGGATTTACACCTCAACAAATTCAGCAAAGCTTTTTGAAGTATACAGCACAACAAATTAAATTCGATTTACAAAAGAACAATCCGCTGTTACTGGAAGAGTTCAGGGTAAACGCTAAAGACCGTATGTACCAATTTTGGGAACGTAATTCACTGAGTATCGATTTGTATAGTGAGGAAGTATATTTGCAAAAGGAAAATTATATACATTACAATCCCGTAGAGGCCGGGCTATGCAAGTTTCCTGAAGACTACTATTATTCATCGGCCAGGTATTATGAAACGTTGGTGGATGAATTTGGTTTTCTTACACATTGGCGTGAGTAGTGGCGGCTTTAGTGCTTGTGTCGTTGGTGAAAACACCCAACGACGGCTGGCAGTCATGCTACTTTCAACTTTGAACAACACTCAGCGATCTGCAACACCATCAAGGGCAAAGATGCTTAGACTAGACGGGGGAAAAAGGATTAAGAATTATGATAAAAGAAGTCAAAAATATTTTGATCAATGCTGGATGGT
It encodes the following:
- a CDS encoding Imm26 family immunity protein, whose product is MAATFLNKLISGDIYEVPLLKSYGFCYVKLIKYELIFNDVHIIKVLVNPLNRFDKTRLKNIKELEKISEYAFSPILLLGSPKLRGENSWRFITNVALTNSELLIPDFKITYEINDLFNSTKSFSDLQWYKVAQLNASNSTKSKYNEVRELGFFSEMNCLLIIYKLTILWILQNGRNVEDYFSEDERNQILGFTVAYQLASLEFHNR
- the nhaD gene encoding sodium:proton antiporter NhaD encodes the protein MATILIVSIFILGYLLIALEHTVKINKAATALMTGVLCWTIFIFESDSAHFVNEELLHHLGEIGSILFFLLGAMTIVELIDSHNGFSIITRQINTTNKSRLLLIVSVITFFLSSLLDNLTTTIVMTSLCAKLLSDREDRLWFAGMIVIAANAGGAWSPLGDVTTTMLWIGGQITAYSIITQIFFPSVAAAFIPVLIVMYKFKGKKIIAMPKASDSDVDKRDGKIILVSGLGFLLFVPVFKTVTHLPPFMGMLLALGFMWIITTIIHKKKESTAVQRFSVAHALQRIDTPSILFFLGILLAVAALQSNGLLAEAATHLNALLKNDYMIGTALGLLSALVDNVPLVAAAQGMYDLTTYPTDHPFWEFLALTTGTGGSAIIIGSAAGVAAMGIEAINFMWYLKKISWLALIGFFAGIAVFLLERAFF
- a CDS encoding transposase; this translates as MINSEHHPQFFTATILEWKHLLKEDQYKAIILDSLGFLVKEQRVIVNSFVIMSNHLHVIWQAVNGFTPQQIQQSFLKYTAQQIKFDLQKNNPLLLEEFRVNAKDRMYQFWERNSLSIDLYSEEVYLQKENYIHYNPVEAGLCKFPEDYYYSSARYYETLVDEFGFLTHWRE
- a CDS encoding Hsp20/alpha crystallin family protein, which produces MYNQSHAAKGDHYGSSKRHLLYRSMQRAAVNIYKTGTSYEMLVFAPGRIKEHFAVNVKGNELSISYTPPDGFPRFDWVLREYSRGGFVRTFTLDETIDASAITAKYEDGVLQVSLPVIAGAQTKEQEIKIS
- a CDS encoding OstA-like protein, encoding MYAQKRTAPPRPSQTSDTVRVVEILKTNHFDFRTIDSVTQLQIFVGDVHIRQGATLFWADSVVLNEKTNFLQAYGNVHIKEADSVNIYSQYLQYDGNKKLATFRNNVKLSDPNSTLYTNEMDYDMNGKVGTYRNGGRIESKQTTLTSNVGFYYADIKDIYFIGDVKMSDPEVALASDSLLYNTSSQVATFIAPTTIKTGKSVINTREGYYDLKLKQAKFGSRSRMQDSTSTMVADDFAFDDKTGFGEAKGNVQYKDTAQGALLFANRVFFNKEKKNFLATEKPVMVVVQKSDSVYIAADTIYSGLMQDLAQMKNGYITAFDTVKGKQVLRVDSILSNDSIVIVSPDSAKVIADSIAAVQQKDSIAVPVISPPVLEKTKPLPVKDSVITTKPPVLRNKPVIVQTDSIKIPLADSNLVAVVDTTIKKRIRPKEETDTIRFITAFRNVRIFNDSLQATSDSLFYSGVDSVFELYHNPVAWSKGSQVSGDTIFVFTENKKPKRMYVFENGLLVQNVKETAEFFNQIKGRTINAYFIDGELDFVKAKGTAESIYYAQDDDSAYVGMNRTTADMIDMFFKDRSPQKIKYSSSVKGTTFPIRQLPNDQKKLSNFQWLESKRPKSKLELFL
- a CDS encoding NAD(P)H-hydrate dehydratase, giving the protein MKIFSAEQIKAWDAYTIEHEPISSIDLMERAATACAEWIMLHHFSKKKLHVFCGKGNNGGDGLAISRLLLQEGCNVTVYILENGKLGTDDFQKNLAVLHTHTKDIHFLQSPEFFPALQSDDVAIDALLGTGLNKPLDGLVAALAEHITHSPAAVISIDIPSGMFADKSCKEHTCIRADYTLSFQQYKTCFLMTENAEYCGDVHLLNIGLHQAYYDQTVAEHQLIDRALINTIYRKRKNHLHKGNFGHALITAGSYGKIGAAVLSAEACLRSGAGLLTVHSPRCGYDILQTSIPEAMLDTDPEERFLSTLPTDLLRYAAIGIGPGIGLHEKTAELLLQLLKQIHQPIILDADALNLLSIKKDMATYLHEDCLLTPHPKEFERLFGKTANDFERAELAQQKSIELNCVIVLKGHHTFIACPNGNAYFNNTGNAGMATAGSGDVLTGILTGLLAQGYNTEEAAILGVYLHGLAGDLAAQQISQEAMLAGDIVNHIGDAFLQLSQTN
- a CDS encoding BamA/TamA family outer membrane protein, coding for MQQQSTSSFIVAFICVLLISQLNVTAQSTDSAVNKSHLLVVPVISRSIETDWSFGAGGTYTFYTTRKKDSTTRTSSIRFLGSYSLRKQFIFTINGPVFFPGEKYILNSHFSYSSFPDRFWGLGNKTPTSNEEEYDFRQFYVHLHGERLLGHKVFAGLIYDFQRVIDINVKDAGLFEQQQVAGRQPYQVSGLGASISWDTRNNTFWPNKGHLLSLQATHFTSLLLSDHRYTNFIADARLYKRIYRKQILAMQAYGFFNTGADVPIRSIASLGGADRMRGYFNGRYRDDHLLSLQAEYRVPVYKRISAVGFAGVGDVAGRFSTLSLTQLKYSWGGGLRFAVNKHEKLHIRFDYGFGKGKENQGFYLQFGEAF
- a CDS encoding RNA polymerase sigma factor, which produces MKDGMEAMARQQTIISAIGSYSRQLFGFIRSRVKTNEDAEDILQDVWYQLSNLAAVDNIDNIGGWLYRVARNRIIDKSRKKKDVLLDDFSYEDDDGVSFFSSMLASDEGDAEMQSMQRLFWDALMDALQELPEKQRNVFVWNELEDMTLQEIADQENENIKTIISRKRYAVIHLRSRLETLYNEFLNN